In Spirosoma aureum, a single genomic region encodes these proteins:
- a CDS encoding sodium:solute symporter family protein translates to MNTTIDTAVIVIFSAFVLGIGMLFARTGRNLKSFFAGGEAVPWFIGGLSLFMSFFSAGTFVAWGSIAYKYGWVAITIQWTMCIGALVTGLYLAPRWKAAGALTAAEFIRERLGLTVQKVYIFIFTLVSIFIKGSVLYPVAKLVSSSLNLPLVPCTIGLGLFMIAYTAVGGLWAVMVTDILQFVVLSAAVFILLPLSLDKVGGFDGFTQAVPVDFFSPLNGEYTIGFVLAFVLYHIAYIGGNWTFVQRYTSVDSPKSARKVAFLFAGLYLISPIIWMMPPMIYKAINPGLVGLDTENAYLKICQLVLPPGLLGLMLTGMYFSTSASANTALNVVSAVFTNDIYKGIINPKASDKQLIRVARGSSWVFGLGMIGIALLVPAAGGIVEVVLSISAISGGPLLAPPLWALFSKRLTSRATLWITSIGLAVNLFFKVLSPLLLDFKLSRSWETAIGMGIPLLLLLGYELWARSQDKTANEYYSYLVARQQKRDDAQSKEAQTELAAEAIEVKKQNRFGLQVIAGSLVFTALMLFGLSFLTASGAGITAGIAVVILLAALIPWRAAGTVVKTISSNAPIDRPVNEQI, encoded by the coding sequence TTGAATACAACCATTGATACTGCCGTCATCGTCATATTCTCGGCTTTTGTGCTGGGAATCGGGATGCTGTTTGCCCGGACGGGACGAAACCTGAAATCGTTTTTTGCGGGAGGAGAAGCCGTTCCGTGGTTCATTGGTGGATTGTCTCTTTTCATGAGCTTTTTCTCAGCAGGCACTTTTGTTGCCTGGGGATCAATTGCTTATAAGTATGGCTGGGTCGCAATTACCATTCAGTGGACAATGTGCATTGGCGCTTTGGTAACGGGTCTGTATCTGGCCCCTCGCTGGAAAGCCGCCGGAGCCCTCACTGCCGCCGAGTTTATTCGTGAACGGCTCGGCCTCACGGTCCAGAAAGTCTATATTTTCATTTTCACGCTGGTCAGTATTTTCATTAAAGGATCGGTACTGTATCCAGTAGCTAAACTGGTCAGTTCATCCCTTAACCTGCCACTGGTACCCTGTACCATTGGTCTGGGTCTGTTCATGATTGCCTACACCGCCGTGGGTGGGTTGTGGGCGGTTATGGTTACCGACATTCTGCAATTTGTGGTGCTGTCAGCCGCCGTATTCATTCTGTTGCCATTGTCATTGGATAAAGTCGGTGGTTTCGATGGCTTCACACAGGCCGTACCCGTCGACTTCTTTTCTCCCCTCAATGGGGAATACACCATTGGATTCGTGCTGGCCTTTGTGCTTTATCACATCGCTTACATCGGCGGTAACTGGACATTCGTACAACGCTACACGAGTGTGGACAGCCCAAAATCAGCGCGAAAAGTCGCCTTTCTGTTCGCGGGACTCTACCTCATCAGCCCGATTATCTGGATGATGCCGCCTATGATCTACAAAGCCATCAATCCAGGGCTGGTTGGTTTAGACACAGAAAACGCCTACCTGAAAATCTGCCAGCTTGTGTTACCACCCGGTTTGCTGGGTCTGATGCTGACAGGTATGTATTTCTCGACCTCGGCAAGCGCCAATACGGCCCTGAATGTGGTATCCGCTGTTTTTACGAATGACATTTATAAGGGCATCATAAACCCGAAGGCATCGGACAAACAACTGATTCGGGTAGCACGCGGGTCGTCGTGGGTATTTGGCCTGGGCATGATCGGCATTGCGCTGCTCGTTCCGGCAGCAGGCGGAATTGTTGAAGTGGTACTCAGTATTTCGGCCATTTCGGGAGGACCGCTGCTGGCTCCTCCCCTCTGGGCTTTGTTCTCCAAACGCCTGACTAGCCGTGCAACGCTCTGGATTACCAGTATCGGCCTGGCGGTTAACTTATTCTTTAAAGTACTATCGCCTTTATTGCTGGATTTCAAACTCTCAAGATCGTGGGAAACAGCCATTGGCATGGGGATACCTCTGTTGCTCTTGCTTGGTTACGAACTCTGGGCACGTTCGCAGGACAAAACGGCCAATGAGTATTATAGCTACCTGGTGGCCCGACAACAAAAACGGGATGACGCACAAAGTAAGGAAGCACAAACGGAGTTAGCAGCAGAGGCCATCGAGGTAAAAAAACAAAATCGCTTTGGCTTACAGGTCATTGCGGGTTCACTGGTGTTCACGGCCCTGATGCTGTTCGGGCTAAGCTTTCTGACCGCATCCGGCGCGGGTATTACAGCAGGCATTGCCGTAGTCATTTTACTGGCCGCTCTGATTCCCTGGCGGGCTGCCGGTACTGTTGTTAAAACTATTTCCTCAAATGCGCCGATCGACAGGCCAGTTAACGAACAAATATAG
- a CDS encoding glycerophosphoryl diester phosphodiesterase, whose protein sequence is MKNKTLIAVYLLTLSAFSGFHPVTGQTITPQLANDRIRLVWTKTTRGFEEKQIQVRKGDRWQTLGTPSGENTLLYSADKPNPKPDTTFKTITGEDFPSPKYHYQQVQWAESTNPVSLNKAGQAIHFFPKKAEQSGKNKVVFSQETEVATIVSEWTLDPKFSSDIIVRQTIKPKKDGYFSLASPTIATISEQNLTWATVPGYFQGNKIQTNFALAYAYGHGIPSLPVLYRERCASTLSPMITTKNGITLSVIPEPGLARDPWANDKITQIDWNIGLSHMNRKAQLSPTLYYPVLGEPKSALKAGETISYSFRYSLTDGDWFKALNHAVYDVYRFNEALALRQSKQSLTDRIAKMHHYLTDPKTSLWNIEDFEGKKIGAQSYLGGVVGSNKDAMKNSDYGAMWMLATATKDTALTKNVLPYAENFKLAQQETGNSFFKGAPEGQYYLAKAKKFVEEWGEVVEPIGLTYYTMLDIGNMLLFEPENAELKERLRFGADRLLTWQKSDGHWAVAYDRHSEQEIFKDIQDVRPTFYGLIVAYRILKEPKYLAAARKGADWLIKNAVETGSFLGVCGDARYAPDFATGQSAQAFLDLFDLTSDVRYKDAAITAAKIYTTSIYTHPIASHQAKTVNGTPREDWEISQAGLSFEHGGIFGSATRLGPIQLCSHAGMFIRMYGLTKEPIFADMARSGAIGRDAFVDPKTSVASYYWQAMNRGSGPYPHHAWWQIGWLTDYLMAEAELRSGGKVTFPRGFVAPKVGPHQTYGFAPGTINGEKATLLIDENLAKIDNPSIDYLLAKAVKGEKLFVVLMNNRAQASDFQLAIRNGKSISKRLPAFGIEVITVESKDL, encoded by the coding sequence ATGAAGAATAAAACCTTAATTGCTGTTTATCTACTGACGCTAAGTGCTTTTTCGGGCTTTCATCCAGTAACAGGACAGACGATTACACCTCAGTTGGCTAATGATCGTATTCGCCTGGTCTGGACAAAAACCACCCGTGGTTTCGAAGAGAAGCAGATTCAGGTCAGGAAAGGCGACCGCTGGCAAACCCTTGGTACGCCTTCTGGTGAAAATACGCTGCTCTATTCAGCAGATAAGCCCAATCCGAAACCCGATACGACATTCAAAACGATTACGGGCGAAGATTTCCCCAGTCCGAAATATCACTACCAGCAAGTGCAATGGGCAGAAAGTACCAATCCGGTTTCGCTGAATAAGGCCGGACAGGCCATCCACTTCTTCCCGAAGAAGGCAGAACAGAGTGGAAAAAACAAGGTCGTATTCAGCCAGGAAACCGAAGTCGCTACCATTGTTTCGGAATGGACGTTAGACCCAAAATTTTCGTCAGATATTATTGTCAGGCAAACCATTAAGCCCAAGAAAGATGGGTATTTTTCGCTTGCCAGCCCGACAATCGCCACGATCTCAGAACAGAATCTGACCTGGGCAACGGTTCCCGGCTATTTTCAGGGAAATAAAATCCAGACAAATTTCGCACTGGCCTATGCCTATGGTCACGGCATTCCATCCTTGCCCGTCCTCTACCGTGAACGCTGCGCCAGTACACTCAGTCCGATGATAACGACCAAAAACGGCATAACCCTCTCGGTTATTCCCGAGCCCGGTCTGGCGCGCGACCCCTGGGCGAATGATAAAATCACGCAAATAGACTGGAACATCGGGTTATCGCATATGAACCGGAAAGCCCAGCTTTCGCCGACGCTGTATTATCCGGTATTGGGCGAACCAAAATCGGCCTTGAAAGCGGGTGAAACCATCAGTTATAGTTTCCGATACAGCCTGACCGATGGGGACTGGTTCAAAGCGCTGAACCATGCTGTTTACGACGTTTATCGGTTCAACGAAGCATTGGCATTGCGGCAGAGCAAACAATCATTAACGGACCGGATTGCCAAAATGCACCACTACCTGACCGATCCGAAAACGTCCTTGTGGAACATTGAGGATTTTGAGGGGAAGAAAATTGGGGCACAATCGTATCTGGGTGGCGTGGTAGGATCGAACAAAGACGCCATGAAAAACTCCGATTACGGCGCCATGTGGATGCTGGCAACGGCTACCAAAGACACGGCGTTAACAAAAAACGTTCTGCCCTACGCCGAGAATTTCAAACTGGCTCAGCAGGAAACCGGAAATAGTTTTTTCAAGGGTGCTCCTGAGGGACAATACTACCTGGCCAAAGCAAAAAAATTCGTCGAAGAATGGGGTGAAGTGGTCGAACCGATTGGCTTAACCTACTACACCATGCTCGACATCGGCAATATGCTGTTATTCGAGCCAGAAAACGCCGAATTGAAAGAACGACTGCGCTTCGGTGCCGACCGTTTATTAACCTGGCAGAAATCAGATGGCCACTGGGCGGTCGCCTACGATCGTCATTCGGAGCAGGAAATCTTCAAAGACATTCAGGATGTAAGGCCGACATTTTACGGATTGATTGTTGCCTATCGGATTCTGAAAGAGCCGAAATACCTCGCTGCCGCCCGAAAAGGAGCCGATTGGCTGATTAAAAACGCCGTTGAAACGGGGAGTTTTCTGGGCGTATGTGGCGATGCCCGTTATGCCCCTGACTTTGCTACGGGTCAATCGGCGCAGGCGTTTCTGGATTTGTTTGACCTGACCAGCGACGTCCGCTACAAAGACGCAGCTATTACAGCGGCCAAGATCTATACCACTTCGATTTATACCCACCCCATTGCCAGTCATCAGGCAAAAACCGTGAATGGGACCCCACGCGAAGATTGGGAAATCAGCCAGGCGGGTTTGAGTTTTGAACATGGTGGTATTTTCGGTTCGGCCACCCGGTTAGGTCCGATTCAATTGTGTAGTCATGCCGGGATGTTCATCCGGATGTATGGCCTGACGAAAGAGCCAATTTTTGCGGACATGGCCCGTTCAGGTGCCATTGGGCGCGACGCGTTCGTTGACCCTAAAACCAGTGTTGCCTCCTACTATTGGCAAGCCATGAACAGAGGCTCCGGGCCGTATCCACACCACGCCTGGTGGCAAATCGGCTGGCTCACCGATTACCTGATGGCTGAAGCGGAGTTGCGGTCGGGCGGAAAGGTAACATTCCCGCGTGGGTTCGTAGCCCCTAAAGTTGGCCCTCACCAGACGTATGGTTTCGCACCAGGGACGATCAATGGCGAAAAAGCGACACTGCTCATCGATGAAAACCTGGCCAAGATCGATAACCCGTCGATTGACTATCTACTGGCCAAAGCCGTAAAAGGCGAAAAGCTGTTTGTCGTCTTAATGAACAATCGGGCGCAGGCATCTGATTTTCAACTGGCTATCAGAAACGGAAAATCCATTTCGAAGCGGTTGCCCGCGTTCGGAATCGAGGTGATTACGGTCGAATCCAAGGATTTATAA
- a CDS encoding FAD:protein FMN transferase, translating into MNQLRPNLNRIPWVFLLLLLSFLGRAEAVTEHPMVSLEGETQGTSYHIKYRDEQQRNLKKEIDSVLVTIDNCLSTYVADSEISQFNRSETMHRFRLPYFYPVLKKSEEVFRETNGAFDPTVMPLVEAYGFGPKKVRSTGPVNVDSLLQLVGFRNVLFDAVSIRKVKKNIRLDFNGIAQGYSVDVIAEFLERKGINRYMVEIGGEIRTKGPKGDGQTWTIGIENPLQPGKMQTTMKLVNRAMTTAGNYRNHYQSNGQTFSHIINPKTGSMEQSSVLSVTVFAPDAITADGYDTAFFVMGLEATKRFLARRPDLDVYILYTSEDGQLKAFASEGLKNL; encoded by the coding sequence ATGAACCAACTGCGGCCAAACCTTAACCGGATTCCCTGGGTATTCCTGCTCCTTCTGCTCTCTTTTTTGGGGAGAGCAGAAGCGGTAACAGAGCACCCAATGGTCAGTCTGGAAGGGGAAACGCAGGGCACATCCTACCACATCAAATACAGGGACGAACAGCAGCGTAATCTCAAAAAAGAAATTGATTCGGTTCTGGTAACAATTGACAACTGTCTATCCACCTATGTGGCCGATTCCGAGATTTCGCAGTTTAATCGCTCGGAGACGATGCATCGATTTCGGCTGCCCTATTTCTACCCGGTCCTCAAAAAATCGGAAGAGGTGTTCCGGGAAACGAATGGTGCTTTCGACCCAACGGTGATGCCGCTGGTTGAAGCCTACGGGTTTGGGCCTAAAAAAGTACGATCGACAGGACCGGTCAATGTCGATTCATTATTACAGTTAGTTGGTTTTCGCAACGTCTTGTTTGATGCTGTGTCTATCCGAAAAGTAAAGAAAAACATACGACTGGACTTTAATGGCATTGCTCAGGGCTATAGCGTCGATGTCATTGCTGAGTTTCTGGAACGCAAAGGGATTAACCGGTATATGGTAGAAATTGGCGGGGAGATCCGGACGAAAGGGCCGAAAGGTGATGGTCAAACGTGGACAATCGGCATCGAGAATCCACTCCAGCCCGGAAAAATGCAAACGACCATGAAGCTGGTCAACCGGGCTATGACAACCGCCGGAAACTACCGGAACCACTACCAATCGAACGGCCAGACGTTTAGCCACATCATCAATCCAAAAACGGGTTCGATGGAGCAAAGTTCGGTGTTGAGCGTAACCGTATTTGCGCCGGATGCCATAACCGCCGATGGCTACGACACCGCGTTTTTTGTGATGGGCCTGGAAGCAACGAAGCGTTTTTTAGCCAGGAGACCCGATTTGGATGTGTATATCCTCTATACCAGCGAAGATGGTCAACTGAAGGCGTTTGCCAGCGAAGGATTGAAAAACTTGTGA
- a CDS encoding FAD-dependent oxidoreductase, translating to MKTILQFLLCLLLTLPLSAQNHVFLETESFQDKGGWVIDQQSFVVMGSSYLMAHGMGRPVKDATTTITFPQKGKYQLWIRTKDWAPFPKGPGKFQVVVDGQPIKTIFGESGSDEWKWYSGGEIDVKSEQMKLALHDLTGFNGRCDAILFTNAPKFTPPDKPEALTAFRNKLLNLTDKPTEAGNFDLVVVGGGVAGTCAAISASRMGLKVALIQDRPVLGGNNSSEIRVHLMGDVDKNHYPKLGRIVREMDNGDPGNGNADAKEYGDARKFSIVKAEKNISLFLNTHVYKVEKKGNAIAAVIGRDIATNQEVRFTGALFSDCTGDGTLGHLAGADYRFGRESKTDTGESLAADKADDFTLGTSNLWASLERDTASSFPETPWAIPFSDEYHIDEAKADWQWETGFGNFNTITDAEKIRDHNLRAIYGNWAYLKHNKQAKYAKRELAWVAYIGGKRESRRLMGDHVLNQMDIQEGKQYPDGTVTATWTIDLHFPDAKNSKYFEGQEFFAGTKHIKVAPYTIPYRCLYSRNIPNLFMAGRNISTTHVAFGSTRVMRTCGMMGEVVGFAAYLGKKYNTSPRGVYQEHLPELMAIIKDEPTAAKP from the coding sequence ATGAAAACAATCCTTCAATTTCTGTTATGCCTGTTGCTCACTCTGCCCCTTTCGGCGCAGAATCATGTCTTTCTGGAAACAGAATCGTTTCAGGATAAAGGCGGTTGGGTAATCGATCAGCAATCGTTTGTCGTGATGGGTTCCTCTTACCTGATGGCACACGGCATGGGTCGCCCGGTAAAAGATGCCACCACCACCATTACTTTCCCCCAAAAGGGTAAATATCAGCTCTGGATACGTACCAAAGACTGGGCACCCTTCCCGAAAGGACCCGGTAAATTTCAGGTTGTCGTTGATGGCCAGCCGATAAAAACCATCTTTGGCGAAAGCGGTTCCGACGAATGGAAATGGTATAGTGGCGGAGAAATAGACGTAAAAAGTGAGCAGATGAAGCTGGCTTTACATGATCTGACCGGTTTTAACGGACGCTGCGACGCCATTCTGTTTACCAATGCACCCAAATTCACACCACCCGATAAGCCCGAAGCACTGACCGCTTTCCGAAATAAGCTGTTGAACTTGACGGATAAACCCACCGAAGCCGGAAACTTCGATCTGGTTGTTGTGGGTGGCGGAGTTGCCGGAACCTGTGCCGCTATTTCTGCCTCCCGAATGGGGCTGAAAGTCGCGTTGATTCAGGACCGTCCTGTTTTGGGGGGGAACAACAGTTCCGAAATCAGGGTACACCTTATGGGCGATGTCGACAAAAACCATTACCCCAAGTTGGGACGCATTGTTCGGGAAATGGACAATGGTGACCCCGGCAACGGAAACGCCGACGCCAAAGAGTATGGCGATGCCCGAAAATTTTCCATCGTCAAAGCCGAAAAGAACATTTCACTTTTCCTGAATACCCACGTCTATAAAGTCGAGAAGAAAGGGAATGCCATTGCCGCCGTGATTGGGCGGGACATTGCGACCAATCAGGAAGTGCGTTTTACGGGTGCTTTGTTTTCTGACTGCACCGGCGACGGTACATTAGGGCATCTGGCCGGAGCCGACTATCGGTTTGGCCGGGAGAGCAAAACCGATACCGGCGAATCACTGGCGGCCGACAAAGCCGATGATTTTACACTCGGCACATCAAATCTGTGGGCGTCGCTGGAGCGCGATACGGCCTCTTCATTCCCCGAAACGCCTTGGGCAATTCCCTTTTCAGATGAATATCACATCGACGAGGCCAAAGCCGACTGGCAATGGGAAACAGGTTTTGGTAATTTTAACACCATCACTGATGCTGAAAAAATCCGCGACCATAATCTGCGGGCCATCTATGGAAACTGGGCGTATCTGAAACACAACAAACAGGCCAAATATGCCAAGCGCGAACTCGCCTGGGTGGCTTATATCGGCGGCAAGCGCGAATCCAGAAGGCTCATGGGCGATCATGTCCTGAACCAAATGGACATTCAGGAAGGGAAACAATACCCGGACGGAACCGTAACAGCCACCTGGACCATCGACCTTCATTTTCCGGATGCCAAAAACAGCAAATATTTTGAGGGACAGGAGTTTTTTGCCGGAACCAAGCACATTAAAGTGGCGCCTTATACCATTCCGTATCGGTGTCTGTATTCCCGCAACATTCCCAATCTATTCATGGCTGGGCGCAATATCAGCACAACCCACGTTGCGTTTGGCAGCACGCGGGTTATGCGTACCTGCGGTATGATGGGCGAAGTGGTTGGCTTTGCGGCTTATCTGGGCAAAAAATACAATACATCACCGCGCGGAGTTTATCAGGAACACCTGCCGGAATTAATGGCAATTATTAAAGATGAACCAACTGCGGCCAAACCTTAA